A single region of the Pontibacter kalidii genome encodes:
- the corA gene encoding magnesium/cobalt transporter CorA, translated as MSKRNRQHRRNKILERKAGIKPGSLVVPVEAFAPRFFLMSFSEDMFEEQEFGTYGELLQSVKENPDARHWIDIRGYGKQEMLEVLMQDFELHALQMEDVINDYQRPKVEEFGRNRLFVITRMLRWSPEFRRLDDIQLSLFTGPNYVLSLQSDYGDCLNPLRERIRAGKGIIRQRPAIYIAYAILDVVLDYYFPVMADIGAYIEDLEQQVLREPNKSTLSQILDLKSELVKLRRITWPARDLMNELLRMDENTIPDNLKVYFRDAYDHAVQLIDLVDNHREMASSLVELYMSTVSNRMNEIMKVLTIISSIFIPLSFIVGLYGMNFSREDPETGQVFPHSMPELYQPYSYPILLGLMATLIMLQLYFFYRKGWFRSF; from the coding sequence ATGTCGAAACGCAACAGGCAACACCGCCGAAACAAGATTCTGGAGCGCAAGGCCGGCATAAAGCCTGGCTCACTGGTAGTACCTGTCGAGGCTTTTGCGCCGCGCTTTTTCCTGATGTCGTTTAGCGAGGATATGTTCGAGGAGCAGGAGTTTGGCACGTACGGCGAACTCCTGCAAAGCGTAAAGGAAAATCCTGATGCAAGGCACTGGATCGACATAAGGGGCTACGGCAAACAGGAAATGCTGGAGGTACTAATGCAGGACTTCGAGCTGCACGCACTGCAGATGGAGGACGTGATAAACGACTATCAGCGGCCAAAAGTAGAGGAGTTTGGCCGCAACCGCCTGTTTGTCATCACAAGGATGCTGCGCTGGTCGCCGGAATTTAGAAGACTAGATGACATCCAGCTCTCGCTGTTTACAGGGCCTAACTACGTACTCAGCCTGCAAAGCGACTACGGCGACTGCCTGAACCCGCTGCGCGAGCGCATCCGGGCTGGCAAGGGCATTATCCGCCAGCGGCCGGCAATTTATATTGCCTACGCCATACTCGATGTGGTGCTGGATTACTACTTCCCGGTGATGGCCGACATTGGCGCCTACATAGAGGACCTGGAGCAACAGGTGCTGCGAGAGCCCAATAAGTCTACGCTTAGCCAGATTCTGGACCTGAAGAGCGAGTTGGTGAAGCTGCGTCGCATTACCTGGCCTGCCCGCGACCTGATGAACGAGCTCCTGCGCATGGACGAGAACACCATCCCTGACAACCTGAAAGTATACTTCCGGGATGCCTACGACCACGCCGTGCAGCTGATAGACCTGGTGGATAATCACCGCGAAATGGCATCGAGCCTGGTGGAGCTGTACATGTCCACGGTAAGCAACCGCATGAATGAGATCATGAAAGTGCTCACCATCATCTCCAGCATCTTTATCCCGCTCAGTTTTATTGTGGGCCTGTACGGCATGAACTTCTCGCGCGAGGACCCTGAAACCGGACAGGTTTTCCCGCACAGCATGCCCGAGCTTTACCAACCCTACTCCTACCCTATCCTGCTCGGGCTGATGGCTACGCTTATCATGCTGCAGTTATACTTCTTCTACAGGAAAGGCTGGTTCAGGAGCTTTTAA
- a CDS encoding IMPACT family protein: protein MEDTYKTIAEPAEGLYKEKGSKFIALAYPVYSEEEVKEVLTELRKKYYDARHHCYAYILGADQSRYRANDDGEPNHSAGDPILGQIRSAGLSNVLVVVVRYFGGTKLGVSGLINAYKVSTADALASATFVEKHETILLQAHYAYPQMNDVMSLVKEYDLPVRDQQFELDCRLTLEVRRKLQEEITTKLQEMEGVKVAIIAEETF, encoded by the coding sequence ATGGAGGATACTTACAAAACCATAGCAGAACCCGCCGAGGGCTTATACAAAGAGAAAGGCAGCAAGTTTATTGCGCTGGCCTACCCGGTGTACTCGGAAGAGGAGGTGAAAGAGGTGCTGACGGAGCTTCGGAAGAAATACTATGATGCCCGCCACCATTGCTATGCCTACATCCTGGGGGCAGACCAAAGCCGCTATCGCGCCAACGACGACGGCGAGCCTAACCACTCCGCAGGCGACCCTATACTTGGCCAGATCCGCTCCGCCGGGCTTAGCAATGTGCTGGTGGTAGTAGTGCGTTACTTCGGCGGCACCAAGCTGGGCGTCAGCGGCCTGATAAACGCCTACAAAGTATCCACTGCCGATGCCCTGGCCAGCGCCACCTTCGTAGAGAAGCACGAAACGATACTGCTGCAGGCACATTACGCCTACCCGCAGATGAACGATGTGATGAGCCTGGTGAAAGAGTACGACCTGCCCGTGCGCGACCAGCAGTTTGAGCTCGACTGCCGCCTCACACTGGAGGTACGCCGCAAACTGCAGGAGGAGATCACCACGAAACTACAGGAGATGGAAGGCGTTAAAGTCGCCATTATAGCAGAGGAAACCTTCTAA
- a CDS encoding sugar 3,4-ketoisomerase, translating into MPASPYLIPLHHVGSPETGYITSTQFAGNIPFDIKRVFWTQATPPGVERGHHANMATEEVLVALSGSISVLTDTGREKQKFELTHPQQGLYIPAMCWTELRFSEGATALCLTSTDFSEADYIRNYGRFLQLAEHAAL; encoded by the coding sequence TTGCCGGCATCACCATACCTCATACCCTTGCACCATGTGGGCAGCCCCGAAACGGGCTACATCACCAGCACGCAGTTTGCCGGGAATATTCCGTTTGATATAAAGCGGGTGTTCTGGACACAGGCAACGCCGCCGGGGGTGGAGCGGGGGCACCATGCCAACATGGCTACCGAGGAGGTACTGGTTGCCCTGAGCGGAAGTATAAGCGTGCTGACCGACACCGGTCGCGAAAAGCAGAAGTTCGAGCTCACGCACCCGCAGCAGGGGCTCTACATACCGGCCATGTGCTGGACCGAGCTGCGCTTCTCGGAAGGTGCCACTGCCCTCTGCCTCACCTCCACCGACTTTAGCGAGGCCGACTATATTCGCAACTACGGCCGCTTTCTGCAGCTGGCAGAGCATGCGGCGTTGTAG
- a CDS encoding DegT/DnrJ/EryC1/StrS family aminotransferase has protein sequence MQPLPYFQFRDFPAGLEAQVQQALQEAVTGRQYVLGPQVQAFEREFATYLGAGAAVGVGNGYDALVIALRALGVGAGDEVVLPVHTFIATVNAVLQVGAKPVLAEPDKYTYNLTAETAARYITPKTKAILAVHLYGQVCPMEELQGLSQSQNIKLLEDAAQAHGATYKNQLAGSIGDAAAFSFYPTKNLGALGDAGAVVTSDNAVEAFARKYRNYGESQKYTSEQVGINSRLDELQAAVLRVKLQHLEALNTERKRLAHVYLQELQNTGDLILPQTAPHCGHVYHIFNIRTRYRNELQAYLQEQGIGTAIHYPIPMHLQPAYTFLSHRAGDFPIAEKLASTSLSLPLFPGLTEAEQQRVVEKVKAFFGR, from the coding sequence ATGCAGCCATTGCCATACTTCCAGTTCAGAGATTTTCCGGCGGGCCTGGAGGCGCAGGTACAGCAGGCATTACAGGAGGCTGTGACCGGAAGGCAGTACGTGCTGGGGCCGCAGGTACAGGCCTTTGAGCGGGAGTTTGCTACCTACTTGGGAGCTGGCGCAGCGGTAGGCGTGGGCAATGGCTACGACGCCTTGGTCATTGCCTTGAGAGCGTTAGGAGTGGGAGCCGGAGATGAGGTGGTACTGCCGGTGCATACCTTTATCGCCACGGTAAACGCAGTGCTGCAGGTGGGGGCAAAGCCGGTGCTGGCCGAGCCGGATAAGTATACCTATAACCTCACCGCTGAAACTGCCGCCCGCTACATCACCCCCAAAACGAAGGCCATATTGGCCGTGCACCTCTACGGGCAGGTCTGCCCGATGGAAGAGTTGCAGGGGTTGTCACAATCCCAAAATATAAAGCTGCTGGAGGATGCCGCACAGGCACATGGTGCAACGTATAAAAACCAGCTGGCAGGAAGTATAGGCGATGCCGCAGCGTTCAGCTTTTACCCTACCAAAAACCTGGGCGCCTTAGGCGATGCCGGTGCCGTGGTGACTTCTGATAATGCTGTGGAAGCCTTTGCCAGAAAGTATAGGAATTATGGTGAGAGCCAAAAGTATACTTCGGAGCAGGTAGGTATAAACTCGCGGCTGGATGAGCTGCAGGCGGCGGTGTTGCGGGTAAAGCTGCAGCACCTGGAGGCACTGAATACCGAGCGGAAGCGCCTGGCACACGTATACCTGCAGGAGTTGCAAAACACCGGTGACCTTATACTTCCGCAAACAGCACCCCACTGCGGGCATGTTTACCACATCTTCAACATCCGCACCAGGTATAGAAACGAGCTGCAGGCCTACCTGCAGGAGCAGGGCATAGGCACAGCCATTCATTACCCCATACCAATGCACCTGCAACCGGCTTATACTTTCTTGAGTCACAGAGCAGGTGATTTCCCGATAGCAGAGAAATTGGCTAGCACCAGCCTCAGTCTGCCGCTTTTTCCCGGCCTAACCGAGGCTGAGCAGCAGCGGGTGGTGGAGAAGGTAAAGGCGTTTTTCGGGCGGTAG